The nucleotide sequence CACCGTTTACTGTCGTTTGCTTGCTCTAAGCTGTCAAGAACAAAGTGCATGCTGTCCATTCCCATCCATATCGAGAGCTTCCGGCCGATGCTCACATTCCTATTTAACTGCCTTCTTCACGTAGAGAAAGTTTAAGATGTGTGTGATGTATGTTAGTCTCATGGTATGGTATGGATAAATTGGTAGTGTTACCACAACTGTGAGGATCAATCAAGGCATGACATATATGTAAAAATGCAAAATCCTTTTATTACTTAAATGGCCAACATTTACGATGACAAAATTGtttatattttgtcttcatgaaagacatcctttttatttttataaattcagAATTTAGTCTATGTTGAAAAATCCAATCCTATTTggattatttttaaacatttgtTTTCCTCATGTGTTCTCCTAAAGTGTCATTTTAAGTTATGTTTTTTTCTTAGACTTTTTGTTAAACAATCATTAATATCCTTCTAAAAAGTTTGTTTCCTTGCTTGACAGTAAGAAAATTAAGGATTTTTTGAGAAACTATCATCAAAGTTTTAACCGTCATCACCTTCGATCGTATATCATTAACCACTGAAATATATCGAAAGATACATTATTGATTACATTCAATTATAGgtcaaataattataataaataaaaagaaaaaaaaaatttaatttgaaaAGTAAGATTTTTAGATGGACCACAAAACAGGCTTTGGAAAATTCTCCCTCCCCAAAATTaggtcaaaaaataataattaattaccaGCCCGGCTGACACAGTAATAACTCAAGCCTTAATTGTTGCAGACCCCAAAAGAAATGGCGCCCATAATTGGATCAGCCCACCCAACAACACTGTCTTAGCGGCGCAACTTTTAAAGCACGGCAGTGAAGAAAGCGAGCCCACTTTTGTGGCCCCCCTTAAACCGCCTTACGTACTCAACGGGCCCCCACCTTGAGCTGGATTCGTGGAGCCCATCGAACCCCGTTTGGTACCCGAACACCCACGCGATCTCGTCTGTTCTCTCTCGATATCCGTCGTCCCATCTCAAACGAACGGTCCAGAAGCGGTCTTTCGGGCGTAAATGCACGTCAAGGTTCGCTGTGTTTTTGTTAGAAAAGCCTCTTCATCTGGTAAAATTATGATTAGATACAACATATTTACATATCTGTTCATGTAAAGATTCTAAATAACATATTTATCCTCGTATATTCCAGTTCTAATAATCTTCAACTGTGGTTAATAATattgtatataaatataaaatatctaaaaatagtaTTATAAAAGAACAGTAGTGTTCATTATGATTTCAAATAATAGTcaaatgataattaattgatggTGCTTAATTACATAATAATTATAAGCTAGATGGATCGGtggtataaaaatatttaaattattatctaCAGTCCCtactaaaatatttttatgtttttcaatCTCTTAATTTGAATATAGACCAATTTAAAACTAGAGACATGCCATCTTGTCTATTTAAAATGTACAAAAATACTTTTTTAGaagaatattaatattaattataattttaaataatattcaaATGATAGTGTTTCATTACGaagatgtatatatatttatatgcaagTTTTAGGTTTGGTGAGGACATATGTGATAAATGTAATTAAGAGGGATGCAAACGAAAAAATAACACCAAATATTTATGCTCAAAATGACACGCTCAACCCCCTTAACGGAGGGGCAGTTTGGGAAGCAAGGAAGTCTCGATGGGGTTTTATCTGtgcttctcctctttcttcccttCCATTACTGTTCGTACTGCCCCCCAAAAGGAGTTCCTTTTTCCTTTTCGATCGCGTTTTTGGAGAGATTTTAGGGTTCTCCGGAGCCCTAATCTCGCTGTGATTCTTTCCACTGCTGGTGGGAGATCAGTGTCGCCTTTCTCGGCGAACTTTCTGGGGCTTTGTTTTGGCAAGATTTCTCTCTGTGTCGTTGCTGCTGGAGTTGGATTTAAGCTCGTTGGTTCCTCGACCATCATGCATTGCGAAAAGGTCGAATATTTCAGCTAGTTAGGGGGTCTTTGAGCTCCGGTGCTGCGAAAGAAAGACAATTTAGGATTATATGGTGGTCTCCAATATTTCTTGGTGTTCTTGGGGCAAGGAAAGCGGAGGCATTGTTGAAGTTTGAAGCAATCTTGGCTACATCATGGTCTCAGTTCGGCATGATTcaggtgctttggacaaaaaaaatTGGATTTTGAGCTTAGATGCTGCTGTTTATTTATGAGTTCAAGCCTATTTTTTTCCGAGAGTTGGAAGCTTTCTTGATGGGAAGTCATATGCGTTCGTTGATTAACTGTCATTTGATGTTGTTCTGAGCACTCGTTACAATTATTCCTCTGCGCATGTATTCCCAAAATTGATAGAGGATTTGCGTCATCCAGATCCCTTTCATAGTGGTAAGGAAGATATTATCATTTGAATATGCTGTCTGAGAAGCTTTTAGGATCCACAGAGTTGATTCGCCACTTGATCATTCTCCTTGCACTCCTTGGGGTGTTGTTTGCGTGCCAGTATAAGGCCCAGCCACCGATTTCTTTTGCAAGCACTGCAAGATCATTAGACGCTCTCCTTCAGGATTATGCTTACCGTGCTATTGTTCGTCCCCGCACCGGGATTTCCTATAATGGAACTGTCCCTTCCAACCTCACTGGCATCAAGATTGCAGCAATAAGGCTCAGAAGTGGGAGTCTGAGAAAGAGGGGAGTTCATAGCTTTAAGGAATTCAGCATTCCAGTTGGTGTAGTTGTGCAACCTTATGTCCGAAGACTGGTCTTGGTTTATCAGAGTCTTGGCAACTGGTCTTCTGTCTACTACCCTCTTCCTGGCTATAGTTACCTGACTCCAGTTCTTGGTCTCCTTGCTTATGATGCGGCAAATTTGTCTGCCACAAACTTGCCTGAGTTAAATATTGTGGTTTTGGAATCACCCATATCCATCAACTTCACAAATGTCACTCCTGTGCCGAGTGGTACAATTGCCAGATGTGTGTGGTTTGGTTTAGATGGCTCGCCATATTTCAGAGACTTGGTATCAAGCAATGTTTGTTCAACATACCGACAGGGCCATTTCTCCATCGTTGTCAACTCCAGTGAGATTGCTCCTTCCCCAGCACCAA is from Musa acuminata AAA Group cultivar baxijiao chromosome BXJ1-6, Cavendish_Baxijiao_AAA, whole genome shotgun sequence and encodes:
- the LOC135675518 gene encoding uncharacterized protein LOC135675518, with the protein product MLSEKLLGSTELIRHLIILLALLGVLFACQYKAQPPISFASTARSLDALLQDYAYRAIVRPRTGISYNGTVPSNLTGIKIAAIRLRSGSLRKRGVHSFKEFSIPVGVVVQPYVRRLVLVYQSLGNWSSVYYPLPGYSYLTPVLGLLAYDAANLSATNLPELNIVVLESPISINFTNVTPVPSGTIARCVWFGLDGSPYFRDLVSSNVCSTYRQGHFSIVVNSSEIAPSPAPSLTPRPRPSPGGFKSSNKSKVWKIVVGAVGGFVALVFLALLVYFMQRYKQNKKVEQMEQHANAGVSLQTASVGDARVPVASVTRTQPVLENELVA